Proteins co-encoded in one Neovison vison isolate M4711 chromosome 9, ASM_NN_V1, whole genome shotgun sequence genomic window:
- the FOXB2 gene encoding forkhead box protein B2 translates to MPRPGKSSYSDQKPPYSYISLTAMAIQHSAEKMLPLSDIYKFIMERFPYYREHTQRWQNSLRHNLSFNDCFIKIPRRPDQPGKGSFWALHPDCGDMFENGSFLRRRKRFKVLRAEHTHLHAGSAKGAPGAGPGGHLHPHHSHHPHHHHHHHAAAHHHHHHHHHPPQPPPPPPPPPHMVHYFHQQPPPAPQPPPPHLSSQPPQQPPQQSQPQPPSHPGKMQEAAAVAAAAAAAAAAAVGSVGRLSQFPPYGLGSAAAAAAAAAASTSGFKHPFAIENIISRDYKGVLQAGGLPLASVMHHLGYPVPGQLGNVVSSVWPHVGVMDSVAAAAAAAAAAGVPVGPEYGAFGVPVKALCHSASQSLPAVPVPIKPTPSLPPVAALPPTLTVPAAAQQPPAPSTACPAAAASPATSLLEPTAPSAAESKGSSLHSVLVHS, encoded by the coding sequence ATGCCGCGGCCGGGGAAGAGCTCGTACAGCGACCAAAAGCCGCCCTACTCGTACATCTCGCTGACCGCCATGGCCATCCAGCACTCGGCCGAGAAGATGCTGCCGCTGAGCGACATCTACAAGTTCATCATGGAGCGCTTCCCCTACTACCGCGAGCACACGCAGCGTTGGCAGAACAGCCTGCGCCACAACCTCTCCTTCAACGACTGCTTCATCAAGATCCCGCGGCGGCCGGACCAGCCCGGCAAGGGCAGCTTCTGGGCGCTGCATCCCGACTGCGGCGACATGTTCGAGAACGGCAGCTTCCTGCGGCGCCGAAAGCGCTTCAAGGTGCTGCGCGCGGAACACACTCACCTGCACGCGGGGAGCGCCAAGGGCGCGCCAGGCGCCGGGCCCGGAGGGCACCTTCACCCCCACCACTCGCACCAcccgcaccaccaccaccaccaccacgcgGCCgcgcaccaccaccaccaccaccaccaccacccgccccaaccgccgccgcccccgccgccgccgccgcacaTGGTGCATTATTTCCATCAGCAGCCTCCTCCCgccccgcagccgccgccgccgcaccTTTCGTCGCAGCCCCCGCAGCAGCCGCCCCAGCAGTCGCAGCCTCAGCCGCCGTCCCACCCGGGCAAGATGCAAGAGGCGgcagcggtggcggcggcggcggcggcagcggcggcggcggccgtggGCAGCGTGGGGCGCCTGTCGCAGTTCCCACCCTACGGGCTGGGCTcagcggccgccgccgccgctgccgcagCTGCGTCCACGTCGGGCTTCAAGCATCCGTTCGCGATCGAGAACATCATCAGCCGAGACTACAAGGGCGTGCTTCAGGCCGGCGGGCTGCCCTTGGCGTCCGTCATGCACCACCTGGGTTACCCCGTGCCGGGCCAGCTTGGCAACGTGGTCAGCTCCGTGTGGCCGCACGTGGGCGTTATGGATTCggtggccgccgccgccgccgccgccgccgcggcggGGGTCCCTGTGGGTCCAGAGTACGGGGCTTTCGGCGTGCCGGTCAAGGCCCTGTGCCACTCGGCAAGCCAGAGCCTGCCTGCGGTGCCGGTGCCCATCAAGCCCACCCCTTCGCTGCCGCCGGTGGCCGCGCTGCCTCCGACCCTCACCGTCCCCGCGGCCGCGCAGCAGCCGCCGGCGCCGTCCACCGCGTGCCCTGCTGCTGCGGCCTCGCCTGCCACCTCCCTGCTGGAGCCCACCGCCCCGAGTGCGGCCGAGAGCAAGGGCAGCTCCCTGCACTCGGTGCTGGTGCACTCGTAG